One Methanobrevibacter sp. DNA window includes the following coding sequences:
- a CDS encoding RNA-binding protein: MIHNIKFRAFVYEDESVDEISQAILNLLPEAEIESEEAEGLLEDKIIILSGMVSKKRYTKTFFNKLLESVDLEKLNNDLEQKIDEKGNWFLRFDKADALDEKLTILDKGDSIHLRVKIAAFPAKKQIAVDKVREAILGSA; the protein is encoded by the coding sequence ATGATTCATAATATTAAATTCAGAGCTTTCGTTTATGAAGATGAAAGTGTTGATGAAATTTCTCAAGCTATTTTAAACTTACTTCCTGAAGCTGAAATAGAATCAGAAGAAGCTGAAGGATTACTTGAAGATAAGATTATAATCTTATCCGGGATGGTATCTAAAAAAAGATACACAAAGACTTTTTTTAACAAACTTTTAGAATCTGTTGATTTGGAAAAGTTAAACAATGATTTAGAGCAGAAAATTGATGAAAAGGGAAACTGGTTTTTAAGATTTGACAAAGCCGATGCTCTAGATGAAAAATTAACTATTTTAGATAAAGGCGATTCAATCCATCTAAGAGTTAAAATCGCTGCTTTTCCTGCAAAAAAACAAATTGCAGTTGATAAAGTACGTGAAGCTATTTTAGGTAGTGCTTAA
- a CDS encoding Ig-like domain-containing protein, translated as MEKQSKFLILLLVAFVICIGIFWFQFNNNVSTFIIVNETQVTEGDSFSGMLVDSYGNGVANQTITFHKPGYQMGTIVDVVTDENGEFVIENEEYLPDVGGDNYYGNFTFAGHDKYQGCIYEGNVTVNPN; from the coding sequence ATGGAAAAACAAAGTAAATTTTTAATTTTATTATTAGTAGCTTTTGTAATTTGCATTGGGATATTCTGGTTCCAGTTCAACAATAATGTTTCAACTTTCATAATTGTTAATGAAACTCAAGTAACTGAAGGAGATTCATTTTCAGGAATGCTTGTTGATTCATATGGTAATGGTGTTGCAAATCAGACAATCACATTCCACAAACCTGGATATCAAATGGGAACAATTGTTGATGTAGTCACTGATGAAAATGGTGAATTTGTTATTGAAAATGAGGAATATCTGCCTGATGTGGGCGGTGACAACTACTACGGTAATTTCACTTTTGCAGGCCATGATAAATATCAGGGATGTATATATGAAGGCAATGTTACTGTAAATCCAAATTAA